One segment of Microbacterium arborescens DNA contains the following:
- a CDS encoding sugar-transfer associated ATP-grasp domain-containing protein — MGRSRVRLGYLLDRARNVRVGNLVEFGRQVQKVSKAPLPVIIADMLWCSVKYDMGFRDYAVWDIRLLNARERATWMTHPKSFRITRMHNTPEGRAKLEDKRRFAREYADLLGRETLDLRDVDDAELGAFLARHPKVLAKPLDGHGGGGITLHENVTDAAAFRAEATAAGQSIVDEFIVQHPEMASLYPDSVNTVRMITFLTPEGDVRLLAGVLRIGNGDVIDNFASGGMFTMLDEHGVALYPGVDKNSNVYREHPVTGTEIVGFTVPLFDQVLALTEQLARRTPEAPYVGWDLAITPNGPVVIEGNHNSSVFQPKPSASGVRTGLLPVYQAAVGF, encoded by the coding sequence ATGGGTCGATCACGCGTCCGGCTGGGCTACCTCCTCGACCGCGCCCGCAACGTCCGGGTCGGCAATCTCGTCGAGTTCGGCCGGCAGGTGCAGAAGGTGTCGAAGGCGCCGCTGCCGGTGATCATCGCCGACATGCTGTGGTGCTCCGTCAAGTACGACATGGGTTTCCGTGATTACGCGGTGTGGGACATCCGTCTGCTCAACGCCCGTGAACGTGCGACCTGGATGACGCACCCGAAGTCGTTCCGCATCACGCGCATGCACAACACCCCGGAGGGCCGGGCGAAGCTCGAGGACAAGCGCCGCTTCGCTCGCGAGTACGCCGACCTGCTCGGGCGCGAGACGCTCGATCTGCGGGATGTCGACGACGCCGAGCTCGGCGCGTTCCTCGCCCGCCATCCCAAGGTGCTCGCCAAGCCGCTCGACGGCCACGGCGGCGGTGGGATCACTCTGCACGAGAACGTGACGGATGCCGCCGCGTTCCGAGCCGAGGCGACGGCAGCGGGTCAGTCCATCGTCGATGAGTTCATCGTCCAGCATCCCGAGATGGCCTCGCTCTACCCCGACAGCGTCAACACGGTCCGGATGATCACGTTCCTCACCCCGGAGGGCGATGTCCGACTCCTCGCCGGCGTGCTGCGGATCGGCAACGGCGACGTCATCGACAACTTCGCCTCCGGCGGTATGTTCACGATGCTCGATGAGCACGGCGTCGCGCTCTACCCGGGGGTCGACAAGAACTCCAACGTCTACCGTGAACACCCGGTCACGGGTACCGAGATCGTCGGGTTCACGGTTCCGTTGTTCGACCAGGTGCTCGCTCTCACCGAGCAGCTCGCCCGCCGTACCCCGGAAGCGCCCTACGTCGGCTGGGACCTGGCGATCACGCCGAACGGACCGGTCGTCATCGAGGGCAACCACAACTCGAGCGTGTTCCAGCCCAAGCCCTCCGCCTCCGGCGTGCGCACCGGCCTGCTCCCCGTCTACCAGGCGGCCGTCGGCTTCTGA
- a CDS encoding DNA gyrase/topoisomerase IV subunit A, translating to MAASRTASPVPDQPERIEDVDVSAEMQGSFLEYAYSVIYSRALPDARDGLKPVQRRILFQMADMGLRPDKGHVKSARVVGEVMGKLHPHGDSAIYDALVRLAQDFALRVPLVDGHGNFGSLDDGPAAARYTEARLAPSALALTENLDEDVVDFIPNYDGQFQQPAVLPAAYPNLLVNGTTGIAVGMATNMAPHNLIEVVSAAVHLLENPDATLDDLMEFVPGPDLPGGGVIVGLDGIKDAYTNGRGTFRTRAKVSVESLGPRRTGLVVTELPYMVGPERIIEKIKDAVNAKKLTGISDVQDFTDRNHGLRLVITIKTGFDPNAVLEQLYRLTPLEDSFGINNVALVDGQPQTLGLKELLRVYLDHRIEVVTRRSRYRLARKQERLHLVEGLLIAILDIDEVIQVIRTSDDGEQARGRLMDVFDLSQPQAEYILELRLRRLTKFSRIELETERDQLKAEIAHLEELLASDVLLRAQVARELEAAAETYGTPRRTLLLNGGPVTARSGKKAGADLQIADAPCRVFLSATGRMVRAEIGEDLLSSGIVPPARRSKHDAIRSAVDATVRGDLGAVTSTGRLVRFSPVDLPSVPGNSVQLAAGSKADQYLGLGAGEHVVAIVSLTAEPPIAIGTAQGIVKRVAATELAPGKPDAEIISLKPGDRVVGAAPAPDGTELVFVTSDAQLLRFDAAAVRPQGRAAGGMAGVRVADGERVIAFTAVTASEDTVVVTIAGSTQSLAGADAGSGKVSAFAEFPPKGRATGGVRAQRFLRGEDTLTLAWVGDSPRAVGTDGATRTLPEVGAKRDASGQPLDGVIGAVGTVIA from the coding sequence ATGGCCGCATCCCGCACCGCTTCACCCGTCCCCGACCAGCCGGAGCGCATCGAGGACGTCGACGTCTCGGCGGAGATGCAGGGATCATTCCTCGAGTACGCCTACTCGGTCATCTACTCGCGGGCACTGCCCGACGCGCGCGACGGTTTGAAGCCCGTGCAGCGGCGCATCCTGTTCCAGATGGCCGACATGGGCCTCCGACCCGATAAGGGGCACGTCAAGAGCGCCCGCGTCGTGGGCGAGGTCATGGGTAAGCTCCACCCGCACGGCGATTCGGCGATCTACGACGCACTCGTCCGGCTCGCGCAGGACTTCGCGCTCCGGGTGCCCCTGGTCGACGGACACGGCAACTTCGGCTCGCTCGACGACGGTCCCGCCGCGGCCCGCTACACCGAAGCCCGACTGGCTCCCTCGGCGCTCGCCCTCACCGAGAACCTCGACGAGGACGTCGTCGACTTCATCCCGAACTACGACGGTCAGTTCCAGCAGCCCGCGGTGCTGCCGGCGGCCTATCCCAACCTCCTCGTCAATGGAACGACCGGCATCGCCGTCGGCATGGCGACGAACATGGCCCCGCACAACCTCATCGAGGTCGTGTCAGCGGCCGTGCACCTGCTCGAGAACCCCGATGCGACGCTCGACGATCTCATGGAGTTCGTGCCGGGCCCGGACCTGCCCGGCGGCGGCGTGATCGTCGGCCTCGACGGCATCAAGGATGCCTACACCAACGGCCGCGGCACCTTCCGCACCCGCGCGAAGGTCTCGGTCGAGTCGCTCGGACCGCGGCGCACCGGTCTCGTCGTGACCGAGCTGCCCTACATGGTCGGCCCGGAGCGCATCATCGAGAAGATCAAGGATGCCGTCAACGCGAAGAAGCTGACCGGCATCTCCGACGTCCAGGACTTCACCGACCGCAATCACGGGCTGCGCCTCGTCATCACGATCAAGACCGGGTTCGACCCGAACGCGGTGCTCGAGCAGCTTTACCGGTTGACCCCGCTCGAGGACTCGTTCGGCATCAACAACGTCGCGCTCGTCGACGGCCAGCCTCAGACACTCGGACTCAAAGAACTCCTGCGCGTCTACCTCGACCACCGCATCGAGGTCGTCACGCGGCGCAGCCGCTACCGCCTGGCCCGCAAGCAGGAACGCCTGCACCTCGTCGAGGGCCTGCTGATCGCGATCCTCGACATCGACGAGGTCATCCAGGTCATCCGCACGTCCGACGACGGCGAGCAGGCCCGCGGACGCCTGATGGACGTCTTCGACCTCTCCCAGCCGCAGGCCGAGTACATCCTCGAACTGCGCCTGCGTCGACTGACGAAGTTCTCCCGCATCGAGCTCGAGACCGAGCGCGATCAGCTGAAGGCCGAGATCGCGCACCTCGAAGAGCTTCTCGCGAGCGACGTGCTGCTGCGCGCCCAGGTCGCCCGCGAACTCGAGGCCGCGGCTGAGACCTACGGCACGCCCCGGCGTACCCTGCTCCTCAACGGCGGCCCCGTCACCGCACGCTCGGGAAAGAAGGCGGGCGCCGATCTGCAGATCGCCGACGCTCCGTGCCGCGTCTTCCTGTCCGCGACCGGCCGGATGGTGCGAGCCGAGATCGGCGAGGATCTGCTGAGCAGCGGCATCGTTCCGCCCGCCCGGCGGAGCAAGCACGACGCGATCCGTTCGGCCGTCGACGCGACGGTGCGCGGCGACCTCGGCGCCGTCACGAGCACGGGGCGTCTCGTCCGCTTCTCCCCCGTCGACCTGCCGTCGGTCCCCGGCAACAGCGTTCAGCTCGCGGCCGGGTCGAAGGCCGACCAGTACCTCGGCCTCGGTGCCGGCGAGCACGTCGTCGCGATCGTGTCTTTGACGGCTGAGCCGCCGATCGCGATCGGCACGGCGCAGGGCATCGTCAAGCGCGTCGCGGCCACGGAGCTCGCGCCCGGCAAGCCCGACGCCGAGATCATCTCGCTCAAGCCCGGCGACCGCGTCGTGGGGGCTGCGCCTGCTCCGGACGGCACCGAGCTGGTCTTCGTCACCTCCGACGCTCAGCTGCTGCGGTTCGACGCCGCAGCCGTGCGCCCGCAGGGCCGGGCTGCCGGCGGCATGGCGGGTGTCCGCGTCGCGGACGGAGAGCGCGTCATCGCGTTCACCGCGGTGACGGCATCCGAGGACACCGTCGTCGTCACGATCGCGGGGTCGACGCAGTCTCTCGCCGGCGCCGATGCCGGTAGCGGCAAGGTCTCGGCCTTCGCGGAGTTCCCCCCGAAGGGACGCGCGACCGGCGGTGTCCGTGCGCAGCGATTCCTTCGCGGCGAGGACACCTTGACGCTCGCGTGGGTGGGAGACTCACCCCGCGCGGTCGGCACCGACGGCGCGACGCGGACTCTCCCCGAGGTCGGCGCGAAGCGTGACGCGTCGGGCCAGCCCCTCGACGGCGTCATCGGCGCGGTCGGCACCGTCATCGCCTGA
- a CDS encoding sugar-transfer associated ATP-grasp domain-containing protein translates to MGAVNRLYRRARFFVRRVVSFDRERVLQFARQSAALSKAPVWWVAADMAWCAVRYETTFENYSEWDFRILKARERRTYMTDPKSFHLSRRLNDNSVRGVFDDKLQFAHRFGDELGRAWLDVAASDTAALAAFLDGRDRVITKNPGGVGGNGITMREVASIDDVAALREELLASGETLVEEVLVQHPEMARLYPGSVNSLRVVTYRDPDDVVHVLAAVLKVGNGGVIDNFSNGGMYTMLDDAGRALHAASDEEGRPFETHPITGVPITGYQVPLYPQVLELVDRLARRVPEMPYIGWDIAITPERPVVIEGNHNTGVFQSKPSVSGIRRGLLPRYRAAMRF, encoded by the coding sequence ATGGGCGCGGTGAATCGGCTCTACCGGCGTGCGCGCTTCTTCGTCCGGCGTGTCGTGTCGTTCGACCGCGAGCGCGTGCTGCAGTTCGCCCGCCAGTCCGCCGCGCTCTCGAAGGCGCCGGTCTGGTGGGTCGCCGCCGACATGGCGTGGTGCGCGGTCCGTTATGAGACGACGTTCGAGAACTACTCCGAGTGGGACTTCCGCATCCTCAAGGCTCGCGAGCGCCGGACGTACATGACCGACCCGAAGTCGTTCCACCTGTCGCGGCGTCTCAACGACAACTCGGTGCGCGGTGTCTTCGACGACAAGCTCCAGTTCGCGCACCGGTTCGGCGACGAGCTCGGACGCGCGTGGCTCGACGTCGCCGCTTCCGACACCGCGGCCCTCGCCGCGTTCCTCGACGGTCGCGACCGCGTCATCACGAAGAACCCCGGGGGAGTCGGCGGCAACGGCATCACGATGCGCGAGGTCGCCTCGATCGATGATGTCGCCGCGCTCCGCGAGGAACTCCTCGCTTCGGGCGAGACGCTCGTCGAGGAGGTGCTGGTCCAGCATCCGGAGATGGCGCGCCTCTATCCGGGCAGCGTCAACTCGCTGCGCGTCGTGACCTATCGCGATCCCGACGACGTCGTGCATGTCCTCGCTGCGGTCCTCAAGGTGGGCAACGGCGGAGTCATCGACAACTTCTCCAACGGCGGCATGTACACGATGCTCGACGATGCCGGTCGGGCTCTGCACGCGGCGAGCGACGAAGAAGGTCGTCCTTTCGAGACGCACCCGATCACCGGGGTGCCCATCACGGGTTACCAGGTTCCGTTGTACCCGCAGGTCCTCGAGCTCGTCGATCGCCTCGCCCGGCGGGTTCCGGAGATGCCGTACATCGGCTGGGACATCGCGATCACCCCCGAGCGACCCGTCGTGATCGAGGGCAACCACAACACGGGTGTGTTCCAATCGAAGCCGTCGGTATCGGGCATCAGGCGCGGGCTGCTTCCGCGATACCGCGCTGCCATGCGCTTCTGA
- a CDS encoding alkaline phosphatase family protein, with product MPSSLPTDPPTARSLTGVLPQLIASMSGRHDWFMPARSAIVIVADGLGRGNLVQRAAYARFLCERMTKRDAARTVFPATTAAALTSLFTGVLPGEHGIVGYRVRVPGTASTPNQLTGWEEDGLDPHAWQRSQPVFEREAASGRRCFVVSRAQYATTGFTAATVRGAEFVAASGIGERLALAEALAGAHEGALVYVYIPELDIIGHAHGWESDRWAAQLETLDGELRRWDHQLASGIGAVLTADHGMIDVPAHRHVLLRDGDELLDEVELVAGEPRMLHLYTVEGSVERVAARWRESESGRSWVMTRDEAVEAGLFGAVDPAVVPRIGDVLVAARSGVAYYDDRLADKKPQRMIGQHGSLTDQERIVPLVRFGAFA from the coding sequence ATGCCCTCAAGCCTACCGACCGACCCGCCCACGGCCCGGAGCCTCACCGGTGTGCTGCCGCAGCTGATCGCGTCCATGTCGGGTCGACACGACTGGTTCATGCCCGCCCGCTCGGCGATCGTCATCGTCGCCGACGGGCTCGGTCGCGGCAATCTCGTGCAGCGGGCGGCCTACGCCCGATTCCTCTGCGAGCGGATGACCAAGCGAGACGCCGCACGCACCGTCTTCCCGGCGACGACGGCGGCGGCGCTGACCAGTCTCTTCACGGGGGTGCTCCCGGGGGAGCACGGCATCGTCGGCTACCGCGTGAGGGTGCCGGGTACGGCATCCACTCCGAACCAGCTCACCGGATGGGAGGAGGACGGCCTCGACCCGCATGCGTGGCAGCGTTCTCAGCCCGTGTTCGAGCGCGAGGCGGCGAGCGGGAGGCGGTGTTTCGTCGTGAGCCGTGCGCAGTACGCCACCACCGGCTTCACCGCGGCGACCGTCCGCGGTGCCGAGTTCGTCGCGGCATCGGGAATCGGCGAGCGTCTCGCCTTGGCGGAGGCGCTCGCGGGAGCGCACGAGGGCGCGCTCGTCTACGTCTACATCCCGGAGCTCGACATCATCGGGCACGCGCACGGCTGGGAGAGCGACCGCTGGGCCGCGCAGCTCGAAACGCTCGATGGTGAGCTCCGCCGGTGGGATCATCAGCTGGCATCGGGCATCGGCGCCGTGCTGACGGCTGACCACGGCATGATCGACGTCCCGGCGCACCGCCACGTGCTGCTCCGCGACGGCGACGAGCTGCTCGACGAGGTCGAGCTCGTCGCGGGCGAGCCGCGCATGCTCCACCTCTATACGGTGGAGGGATCCGTCGAGCGTGTGGCGGCGCGATGGCGTGAGTCGGAATCCGGCCGGTCATGGGTGATGACCCGCGACGAGGCGGTCGAGGCCGGGCTCTTCGGTGCGGTGGACCCGGCGGTGGTGCCGCGTATCGGCGATGTCCTCGTCGCGGCGCGCTCGGGCGTCGCGTACTACGACGACCGTCTCGCAGACAAGAAGCCGCAGCGGATGATCGGGCAGCACGGCTCGCTCACCGATCAGGAGCGCATCGTCCCCCTGGTCCGTTTCGGCGCCTTCGCCTGA
- the sepH gene encoding septation protein SepH codes for MEQLKVIGTEEGILVLATESGERFALPVNETLRAQLRRARPADEPRAPRPSPREIQSHIRAGMSAADVATLLGIRVEDVVRYERPIIAEREHIVGQALAVPVLIAGELEPDAQPTFGTAVRTKLAEAGAAGERWSSWREPDGWIVKLEFTVDEVEHDARWSFDPRRSSLAPLNSDATQLSRQGSLPEGLIPRLRALDTPQAKDDSRFDSGAFGPRHAAAEPEAAPSGALRSTSAKDAAIKRAPEPVVTSSETADLLEALRRRRGQREPMPGDDRGTETRERTPVALFDALEPGYREPADPAPEPETPTADDSNEDAAPETRRRGGRTSMPSWDEIVFGARSEDA; via the coding sequence CTCGCCACCGAGTCCGGGGAGCGCTTCGCGTTGCCGGTGAACGAGACGCTGCGCGCACAACTGCGCCGCGCTCGCCCGGCGGACGAACCGCGCGCGCCCCGCCCCAGCCCGCGCGAGATCCAGTCGCACATCCGGGCCGGCATGAGCGCCGCGGATGTCGCCACCCTCCTCGGCATCCGGGTCGAGGATGTCGTGCGATACGAGCGGCCGATCATCGCCGAGCGCGAGCACATCGTCGGGCAGGCGCTCGCGGTACCGGTCCTCATCGCAGGTGAGCTCGAGCCCGACGCGCAGCCGACCTTCGGCACCGCCGTGCGCACGAAGCTCGCCGAGGCGGGTGCCGCCGGCGAGCGGTGGAGCAGCTGGCGCGAGCCCGACGGCTGGATCGTGAAGCTCGAGTTCACCGTCGACGAGGTCGAGCACGACGCGCGGTGGTCCTTCGACCCGCGGCGTTCGTCGCTCGCTCCCCTCAACTCCGATGCGACCCAGCTGTCGCGGCAGGGATCGCTGCCCGAGGGGCTGATTCCTCGACTGCGCGCCCTCGACACCCCGCAGGCGAAGGACGACTCGCGGTTCGACAGCGGCGCGTTCGGTCCGCGGCATGCTGCCGCCGAGCCGGAGGCCGCTCCGTCCGGCGCTCTGCGCAGCACGAGTGCGAAGGATGCCGCCATCAAGCGCGCACCCGAGCCCGTCGTGACCTCGTCCGAGACCGCCGATCTGCTCGAGGCTCTCCGCCGGCGCCGTGGTCAGCGCGAGCCGATGCCCGGCGACGATCGCGGCACGGAGACCCGTGAGCGCACACCGGTCGCGTTGTTCGATGCGCTCGAGCCCGGTTATCGCGAGCCCGCCGACCCCGCCCCCGAGCCGGAGACGCCCACCGCGGACGACTCGAATGAGGATGCGGCACCGGAGACGCGCCGCCGCGGCGGCCGCACGTCGATGCCGTCGTGGGACGAGATCGTCTTCGGCGCGCGCAGCGAAGACGCCTGA
- a CDS encoding DNA gyrase/topoisomerase IV subunit B has product MTAEYSAHHLQVLEGLEAVRKRPGMYIGSTDSRGLMHCLWEIIDNSVDEALGGYGSRIDIVLHADGSVEVRDRARGIPVDVEPRTGLTGVEVVFTKLHAGGKFGGGSYAASGGLHGVGASVVNALSERLDVEVDRAGKTYAMSFHRGEPGLFAGDTPDSEFTPFERASELRVVGKAPRGTTGTRIRYWADRQIFTKDAAFHLEELVQRARQTAFLVPGLEIVIVDERGEERVETSYRFDGGISEFAEFLAPDAPITDTWRLTGSGTFTETVPVLQANGAMVPTEVERSCEVDIALRWGTSYETVTRSFVNIIATPKGGTHQQGFEQGLMKVIRSQVEQNARRLKVGNDKLEKDDILAGLTAVLTVRLPEPQFEGQTKEILGTPAVRQIVASVVTSELSALFSSTKRDDKAQTGQLLEKVVSEMKARISARTHKETQRRKTALESSSLPAKLADCRSNDVAESELFIVEGDSALGTAKHARNSEYQALLPIRGKILNVQKASVSDMLSNAECAAIIQVIGAGSGRSFDLSAARYGKVILMSDADVDGAHIRTLLLTLFFRYMRPLIEEGRVFAAVPPLHRVVVVNPGSKPNETIYTYSEAELHALLAKLRKSGRKWQEPVQRYKGLGEMDADQLATTTMDRAGRTLRRVRVEDADAANAVFELLMGNEVAPRRDFIVTSSDRLSREAIDA; this is encoded by the coding sequence GTGACTGCTGAGTATTCCGCCCACCACCTCCAGGTGCTCGAAGGGCTCGAGGCCGTCCGCAAACGCCCCGGGATGTACATCGGGTCGACCGACTCCCGGGGCCTCATGCACTGCCTCTGGGAGATCATCGACAACTCCGTCGACGAGGCCCTCGGCGGTTACGGTTCGCGCATCGACATCGTCCTCCATGCCGACGGCAGCGTCGAGGTACGCGATCGTGCCCGCGGCATCCCCGTCGACGTAGAGCCCCGTACCGGACTGACAGGCGTCGAGGTCGTTTTCACCAAGCTGCACGCCGGCGGCAAGTTCGGCGGCGGTTCCTACGCCGCGTCGGGCGGACTCCACGGTGTCGGCGCGTCGGTCGTGAACGCCCTCTCCGAGCGCCTCGACGTCGAGGTCGACCGTGCCGGCAAGACCTATGCCATGTCGTTCCACCGCGGCGAGCCCGGACTCTTCGCCGGTGACACACCGGATTCGGAGTTCACCCCGTTCGAGCGCGCGTCCGAGCTGCGCGTGGTCGGGAAGGCGCCCCGCGGTACGACCGGTACCCGCATCCGCTATTGGGCCGACCGTCAGATCTTCACGAAGGACGCCGCCTTCCACCTCGAAGAGCTCGTGCAGCGGGCACGGCAGACGGCGTTCCTCGTGCCCGGCCTCGAGATCGTCATCGTCGACGAGCGCGGCGAGGAGCGCGTCGAGACGAGCTACCGGTTCGACGGCGGCATCTCGGAGTTCGCCGAGTTCCTCGCCCCCGACGCGCCGATCACCGACACCTGGCGGCTGACGGGCTCGGGCACCTTCACCGAGACCGTTCCGGTGCTCCAGGCCAACGGCGCGATGGTGCCGACCGAGGTCGAGCGCTCGTGCGAGGTCGACATCGCGCTGCGCTGGGGCACGAGCTACGAGACCGTGACCCGGTCATTCGTGAACATCATCGCCACGCCCAAGGGCGGAACCCATCAGCAGGGCTTCGAGCAGGGTCTGATGAAGGTCATCCGCAGCCAGGTCGAGCAGAACGCACGGCGCCTGAAGGTCGGCAACGACAAGCTCGAGAAGGACGACATCCTCGCCGGGCTCACCGCGGTGCTGACGGTGCGGCTCCCCGAGCCCCAGTTCGAGGGGCAGACCAAGGAGATCCTCGGAACCCCGGCGGTGCGGCAGATCGTCGCCTCGGTGGTCACCAGCGAGCTGAGTGCGCTGTTCTCCTCCACGAAGCGCGACGACAAGGCGCAGACGGGGCAGCTGCTCGAAAAGGTCGTCTCCGAGATGAAGGCGCGCATCTCGGCGCGCACCCACAAGGAGACCCAGCGACGCAAGACGGCTCTCGAGTCGTCGTCGCTGCCGGCGAAGCTGGCCGACTGCCGCAGCAACGATGTCGCCGAGTCCGAGCTCTTCATCGTGGAGGGCGACTCGGCGCTCGGCACCGCCAAGCACGCTCGCAACAGCGAGTACCAGGCACTCCTCCCCATCCGTGGCAAGATCCTCAACGTCCAGAAGGCGTCGGTGAGCGACATGCTCTCCAACGCCGAGTGCGCCGCCATCATCCAGGTGATCGGTGCGGGCTCCGGGCGCTCGTTCGATCTGAGCGCCGCGCGCTACGGCAAGGTGATCCTGATGAGCGACGCCGACGTCGACGGTGCGCACATCCGCACGCTGCTGCTCACGCTGTTCTTCCGGTACATGCGGCCCTTGATCGAGGAGGGCCGGGTGTTCGCCGCGGTTCCTCCGCTTCATCGCGTCGTCGTCGTGAATCCGGGGTCGAAGCCCAACGAGACGATCTACACGTACTCCGAGGCCGAGCTCCACGCGCTGCTCGCAAAGCTGCGCAAGTCGGGCCGGAAGTGGCAGGAACCGGTGCAGCGATACAAGGGCCTCGGCGAGATGGACGCCGATCAGCTGGCGACGACCACGATGGACCGCGCCGGGCGCACGCTCCGCCGGGTCCGCGTCGAGGATGCCGACGCGGCCAATGCCGTCTTCGAGCTGCTCATGGGCAACGAGGTCGCCCCGCGCCGCGACTTCATCGTCACCTCGAGCGATCGCCTCTCGCGCGAGGCCATCGACGCCTGA
- a CDS encoding DUF7455 domain-containing protein, producing the protein MTTNTSESTAVLDHRLTAADRCDSCGAQAYIAAEVNGSELLFCAHHGRKYEEKLRAVATSWHDETSRLVAAG; encoded by the coding sequence ATGACCACGAACACTTCCGAGAGCACCGCCGTCCTCGACCACCGCCTGACTGCGGCCGATCGCTGCGACTCGTGCGGCGCGCAGGCTTACATCGCCGCAGAGGTGAACGGCAGCGAACTGCTCTTCTGCGCACACCACGGCCGCAAGTACGAGGAGAAGCTCCGCGCCGTCGCCACCAGCTGGCACGACGAGACCTCTCGCCTGGTCGCCGCCGGCTGA